Proteins encoded in a region of the Suncus etruscus isolate mSunEtr1 chromosome 1, mSunEtr1.pri.cur, whole genome shotgun sequence genome:
- the TMC6 gene encoding transmembrane channel-like protein 6, with protein MAQVQTLVLDVPEAPEDQGQEPSPYDEDEVHDSFQQLLQEQGQWAAEEGLELQSRRTSEGAEETPLGPEDSSGYSAATLRILASMPSRTIGRSRGAVISQYYNRTIKLQRTRRPRLDRSTRPSLRSYDLELDPAAREEEEKRLLLAQELQGLAPAQRAQMLRAMPLSLAEKRRLREESWTSSGKPQARPGPCSLSCCDPVCDACVLASPELWCRRVLTPWRSPLKRIAAHFGSGALSYFVFLKTLLLLNSLLLLPLGCLVALQAACPPPAPPVRPRFTSLELLTGGGSFTHSLMYYGYYSNSSLSQSCTRPTNHSRTSPDLGTLPPNMPLVYLLSVGTTFLLTCITLVYSMSRSFGESYRVGSTLGVHALTAFCSWDHKVTQKWACQLQQDNIRTHLKELLAESRLGHGPHGLCRRLRRLLIQGLIWLLCVGVIMGCTVAIYTFSEFMLKPLSLQSPMSAQQESRLLALPLVVCLFNLAAPYLFRGLAALELQESPVLEVYVAICRNLILKMVTLGILCYHWLGRRVEALQDQCWEDFVGQELYRLAVMDFIFTLLDTLLGELVWRLVSEKHLKESRKPEFDIARNVLELIYGQTLIWLGVLFSPLLPVLQIVKLLLLFYIKKASLMANCQAPRRPWLASHMSTVFLSLLCFPAFLGAAVFLCFAVWQVKPSSTCGPFRNLNTMYEAGTAWVRHLEAAGPGVSWLPWLHHHLVEDPFPTYLLSALLLAVIYLNIQVVKGQRTVISLLKEQISNEGEDKIFLINKIHSIYKRKERCRSEAAEMPLATSREDLDSW; from the exons ATGGCCCAGGTGCAGACTCTGGTTCTGGATGTTCCCGAGGCCCCAGAGGACCAGGG CCAGGAGCCCAGCCCCTACGATGAGGATGAGGTCCACGACTCCTTCCAGCAGCTCCTTCAGGAGCAAGGCCAGTGGGCAGCTGAAGAGGGTCTGGAGCTGCAGTCCAGGAGGACCTCAG AGGGAGCCGAGGAAACACCCCTGGGCCCTGAGGACAGCTCGGGGTACAGCGCGGCCACACTCCGCATCCTGGCCAGCATGCCTAGCCGCACCATCG GCCGCAGCCGGGGGGCCGTTATTTCCCAGTACTACAACCGCACCATCAAGCTGCAGCGGACCCGCCGGCCTCGACTGGATCGCTCCACCAGGCCCAGTCTCCGCTCCTACGACCTGGAGTTGGACCCCGCGGCCCGTGAGGAGGAGG AGAAGCGGCTCCTGCTGGCCCAGGAGCTGCAGGGTCTGGCCCCTGCCCAGCGCGCACAGATGCTCCGGGCAATGCCCCTGAGTCTGGCCGAGAAGCGCCGCCTGCG GGAGGAGAGCTGGACCTCATCGGGGAAGCCACAGGCCCGGCCAGGTCCTTGCAGCCTCTCCTGCTGCGACCCAGTGTGCGATGCCTGTGTTCTG GCCTCTCCCGAGTTGTGGTGCCGGCGTGTGCTGACCCCCTGGCGCTCCCCGCTCAAGCGCATTGCCGCCCACTTTGGCTCCGGTGCTCTGAGTTACTTCGTCTTCCTTAAGACCCTGCTACTGCTCAActcactgctgctgctgccacttgGCTGCCTCGTGGCCCTGCAGGCCGCCTGCCCGCCCCCTGCGCCCCCAGTCCGGCCCCGATTCACCAGCCTGGAGCTCCTCACCGGAGGG GGCTCCTTCACCCACTCTCTCATGTACTACGGCTACTACAGCAACAGCTCCCTCAGCCAGTCCTGCACGCGCCCCACGAACCACAGCCGCACCTCCCCGGACCTGGGGACCCTGCCCCCCAACATGCCTCTGGTCTACCTCCTCTCTGTGGGGACCACCTTCTTACTCACCTGCATCACCCTGGTGTACAG CATGTCCCGCTCCTTCGGGGAGAGCTACCGGGTAGGCAGCACCTTGGGTGTTCACGCCCTCACCGCCTTCTGCTCCTGGGACCACAAGGTGACTCAGAAGTGGGCGTGCCAACTGCAGCAGGACAACATCCGGACTCACCTAAAG GAGCTGCTGGCTGAGTCTCGTCTGGGGCACGGGCCCCACGGTTTGTGCAGGCGACTGCGCAGGCTGCTGATCCAGGGTCTAATATGGCTGCTGTGTGTGGGCGTCATAATGGGCTGCACCGTGGCCATTTACACCTTCTCTGAGTTCATGCTCAAG CCCCTCTCCCTGCAGAGCCCCATGTCGGCCCAGCAAGAGAGTCGGCTGCTGGCCCTGCCCCTGGTGGTCTGTCTCTTCAACCTCGCAGCGCCCTATCTGTTCCGCGGCCTGGCCGCCCTGGAGCTGCAGGAGTCCCCGGTGCTGGAGGTGTACGTGGCCATCTGCAG GAACCTCATCCTCAAGATGGTCACCTTGGGCATTCTGTGCTACCACTGGCTGGGCCGCAGGGTGGAGGCACTGCAGGACCAG TGCTGGGAGGACTTTGTGGGCCAGGAGCTGTACCGGCTGGCTGTGATGGATTTCATCTTCACGCTGCTGGACACGCTTCTCGGGGAGCTGGTGTGGAG GCTTGTGTCCGAGAAGCACCTGAAGGAGAGCAGGAAGCCCGAGTTTGACATTGCCCGGAATGTTCTGGAACTCATTTACGGGCAGACCCTCATCTG GCTAGGGGTCCTCTTCTCCCCGCTTCTCCCTGTCCTACAGATTGTCAAGCTGCTGCTGCTCTTCTACATCAAGAAG GCCAGCCTCATGGCCAACTGCCAGGCACCTCGCAGGCCCTGGCTGGCCTCCCACATGAGCACTGTGTTCCTCTCCCTGCTCTGCTTTCCTGCCTTCCTGGGCGCCGCTGTCTTCCTCTGCTTCGCAGTGTGGCA GGTGAAGCCGTCGAGCACCTGCGGGCCCTTCCGGAACCTGAACACCATGTATGAGGCAGGCACGGCCTGGGTGCGCCATCTGGAGGCGGCGGGCCCTGGCGTGTCCTGGCTGCCCTGGCTGCACCACCACCTGGTGGAGGACCCCTTCCCCACCTACCTGCTGTCGGCCCTGCTCCT GGCAGTCATCTACCTCAACATCCAGGTGGTAAAGGGCCAGCGCACCGTCATCTCCCTGCTCAAGGAGCAGATCAGCAAC GAGGGTGAGGACAAAATCTTCTTAATCAACAAGATTCATTCGATCTACAAGAGAAAGGAGAGGTGCAG